Part of the uncultured Methanobrevibacter sp. genome, GGTAAAAGATTTGATATTACTTATCTTGGAGAAGATGGAAAAGAACATAATCCAACTATTCTTCACTGTAGCCCAACTGGAAGTATAGAAAGAGTTATCTGCAGTTTACTTGAAAAAACAGCTATTGAAATAAACGAAAAAGCTCCTATGTTACCTACATGGTTAAGTCCAATTGAAGTAAGGATCATAACTGTTGGTGAAGATCACAAAGAATTTGCTAATGAATTATATGATAAAATCAATGCTGAAAATATTCGTGTAGATATAGATGACAGAGATGAAAGTGTTGGTAAAAAAATTAGAAATGCAGCTACTGAATGGATTCCTTACATATTCGTCGTTGGAGACAATGAAAAAGAATCTGGTGTATTCTCTGTAACAGTTCGTGAAACTGGTGAAAAAGTTGACATGACTGTTGATGAATTAATTAAAGAAGTACTTGATAAAACTAAAGGAATGCCTTACAGAGGTTTACCTTTACCAAAAGATATTTCTACAAGGATTAATTTCCAATAAATCTTTTTTTTAACTGTAAGTAGATATGTAACATATAAATTCACATATCTATATTTCTTTTTTCATCTATTTTGTTTTTTTTAAGTTATCATTGTCAATAATTTGTTTTTAGTAGTTAGCTTTATTTAATTAAAAAAATATAATTATATACTGTATATAATATATGGAGGAACTATTTAATGTACAATATAGGAGAAGCTCTTATTGGTGATGGAAACGAGTTAGCTCATATTGATTTAATAATCGGTGAAAAAGAAGGACCTGTAGGTCAAGCTTTTGCAAACGGATTATCAAATTTATCTGTTGGCCACACTCCATTGACCACTGTAATTAGACCAAACTTAATGACTAAACCAGCAACTTTAATTATTCCTAAAGTTACTGTTGGAGATTTAGACGATGCTGCTAAAGTATTTGGACCTGCACAAACTGCTGTTGGTAGAGCAGTAGCTGATGCAGTAGAAGAAGGATACATTCCAAAAGATATTGTTGAAGATATCGTAATTAATGTAAGTGTATTCATTGATCCTTCTGCAAAAAATTATAGGAAAATATATCAATACAACTATGGAGCAACTAAATTAGCTATTAGAAGAGCTATGGAAGGTTACCCATCTATTGATAAAGTACTTGCAGAAAAAGACCGTGGAACTCACCCAATCATGGGCTTCAGAGTACAAAAACTTTGGTCTCCACCTTATTTACAAGTTGCACTTGACTTAGATAACTTAGATGCTATGGAAAGAATCATTGATGATTTACCTGACAAAGAAAGAGTTCTTATCGAAGCTGGAACTCCTCTTGTTAAAAAATTCGGTGTCGGTGTTGTTGGAAAAATTAGGGAATTACGTCCAAGTGCATTCATCATAGCTGACTTAAAAACTTTAGATGTTGGTAGGGTAGAAATTAAAATGGCTGCAGATGAAACTGCAGATGCAGTAGCTATTTCTGGTCTTGGAACTATTGAATCTATTAAGAAAGCTATTCATGAAACTCAAAAACAAGGTATTTACTCAATCCTTGATATGATGAATGTAGCTGACTTTGAAGAAAAATTATCTGCTCTTCCTGATGACTTAAAACCTGATATAGTTTTATTACACAGAAATGTTGATTTAGAAACTTATAAAGCTGAAAAAGGTGAAGATACTAGTGAAATGACCGAATGGGGTAACATTAAATCTATTAAAAAACTCATCGGTGATGGTTTAGTTGCAGTAGCTGGAGGAATTACTCCTAACAAAGTAGAAGAAGCTACTTCAAAAGGTGCAGATATCATTATTGCAGGTAGATATATTATTGGTTCTAGAGATGTAAGAAGGGCTGCTGAAGACTTCTTAGCACACTTCCCTCAAGACCCAGATAGTATGAGACTTGCACTTGATGAAGACGAACAAGTAAATTAAATCTTTTGATTTAATTTATTCTTTTTTTTAAAGGAGATTAATAATGGGATTTTGTAATTCTTGTGGTAGACCAATTGTAAAAGCAGATTATGGTACTAATAAAGATGGTAGTTTAAATGAAGACTATTGTAAAGACTGTTTCCAAAATGGTGAATTTACAGAACCTGA contains:
- a CDS encoding bifunctional 5,6,7,8-tetrahydromethanopterin hydro-lyase/3-hexulose-6-phosphate synthase, which produces MYNIGEALIGDGNELAHIDLIIGEKEGPVGQAFANGLSNLSVGHTPLTTVIRPNLMTKPATLIIPKVTVGDLDDAAKVFGPAQTAVGRAVADAVEEGYIPKDIVEDIVINVSVFIDPSAKNYRKIYQYNYGATKLAIRRAMEGYPSIDKVLAEKDRGTHPIMGFRVQKLWSPPYLQVALDLDNLDAMERIIDDLPDKERVLIEAGTPLVKKFGVGVVGKIRELRPSAFIIADLKTLDVGRVEIKMAADETADAVAISGLGTIESIKKAIHETQKQGIYSILDMMNVADFEEKLSALPDDLKPDIVLLHRNVDLETYKAEKGEDTSEMTEWGNIKSIKKLIGDGLVAVAGGITPNKVEEATSKGADIIIAGRYIIGSRDVRRAAEDFLAHFPQDPDSMRLALDEDEQVN